One genomic region from Streptomyces sp. NBC_01431 encodes:
- a CDS encoding ABC transporter ATP-binding protein — MNLLEIKDLYVTYGTGAAAVRGVDLTIAPGRKLGVAGESGCGKSTLAMALLRLLPASAKLTGSVLLDGEDVLTMKWGRLRAVRWAGASIVFQGAMHSLNAVHRIGDQIAEPILLHGLATPAAARTRVGELLEQVGLPGARADSYPHELSGGQRQRVMIAMALACAPRLIVADEPTTALDVMIQAQILRLIEQLVAEQDIGLLMISHDLAVLADTCDRLAVMYAGRIVEEGPAREVYEAARHPYGRALSAAFPRIGDAASRRAPRGLPGDPPDPSALPPGCTFHPRCPVALAACASEDQALRAAGPGRSAACVLVG, encoded by the coding sequence GTGAACCTGCTGGAGATCAAGGACCTGTACGTCACGTACGGGACGGGCGCCGCCGCCGTGCGCGGGGTGGACCTGACGATCGCGCCCGGCCGGAAGCTGGGCGTCGCGGGCGAGTCGGGCTGTGGGAAGTCGACCCTGGCGATGGCGCTGCTGCGGCTGCTGCCGGCCTCGGCGAAGCTGACCGGTTCGGTGCTGCTTGACGGCGAGGACGTCCTCACCATGAAGTGGGGGCGGCTGCGGGCGGTCCGCTGGGCAGGCGCGTCGATCGTCTTCCAGGGGGCGATGCACTCGCTCAACGCGGTGCACCGCATCGGCGACCAGATCGCCGAGCCGATCCTGCTGCACGGCCTCGCCACCCCGGCCGCGGCCCGCACCCGCGTCGGCGAACTCCTCGAACAGGTCGGCCTGCCCGGGGCGCGCGCGGACTCCTACCCGCACGAACTGTCCGGCGGCCAGCGTCAGCGCGTGATGATCGCGATGGCCCTGGCGTGCGCCCCCCGGCTCATCGTGGCGGACGAGCCGACCACCGCCCTTGACGTGATGATCCAGGCCCAGATCCTGCGCCTGATCGAGCAGTTGGTGGCCGAGCAGGACATCGGCCTGCTGATGATCAGCCACGATCTGGCAGTCCTCGCCGACACCTGCGACCGGCTCGCCGTGATGTACGCGGGCCGCATCGTGGAGGAGGGCCCGGCCCGCGAGGTGTACGAGGCGGCCCGCCATCCGTACGGGCGGGCGCTGTCCGCCGCCTTCCCCCGCATCGGCGACGCGGCGTCGCGGCGCGCCCCCCGCGGCCTGCCCGGCGACCCGCCGGACCCGTCCGCGCTGCCGCCGGGCTGCACCTTCCACCCCCGCTGTCCGGTCGCCCTCGCCGCATGCGCCTCCGAGGACCAAGCGCTGCGCGCGGCCGGTCCGGGGCGCAGCGCGGCCTGCGTCCTGGTGGGCTGA
- a CDS encoding SCO5717 family growth-regulating ATPase, whose product MNSDQDQFRTGGNARDENRSDADPETTGEFTIDYTPPAWYTQGAQDTPAPAGQQSGGAGAPLPPPPPPAATPVDVPGLPSDAGFQPNWGTTPPPPGPTPAAQTPPAPPSFPTPTPPPPAPESRLADEGQAFGGGDIESGATMRFSPSALKREFEQLEAAAAAARGESASAPVSDSASATPPATDADSPAPAEKPSDAGAVAETAEAGTGTGPETGSGPESGTGPESRTGTGAGAGAHEGAADSFDSDDSDDSADSYGSDGSDGSDGSGGFPGEQVAGTSAPRPGADEAAELAAVAQASSGEGAAAPAEDTSPNGSEPSDAIPSDALPSDALPSDVLPSDATPSDAISSDSTPSDGARADDLSADAEDAADAATDSASVTDAAAPDAPYGGPAPAAVPSAEPADAVPADAVPEDAVPEDAVPADAATPEPAAHPDAPPAPVPAPGPAPADQPWAAAAGAQPGLPPLPPAFQPAAPTAAPQWPVQGQGQGQGQPMPNTPPAPPAWPQSQGAHGFPQQGAASSPAPNSPLPQGSYGFPHQGPAQAGPPATPNAPAPQPAYGFPHPAAAAPNAPQSPAPANTPNPQASQAGYGFPHPTAAAPNAPQALSPADMPNPQAAQAGYGFPHPPAAAPNAPQPDAPANTPNPQAAQAGYGFPHPAAATPTDAPQAPTPANTPNPQAAQAGYGFPHPPAAANPPNAPQAPAPTPQAAQPAPAGYGFPHPAAATPPAAPQTPAPTNTPNPQAAQAGYGYPYPGGGPAGGPSAAPQPMPEAAPPVDPRAGAAWPSPVAHDQRERSMPGAPLGYTAAVELSSDRLLRNNKPKPKSSRGPAAGASRFKFGAKKEEAERQQKLNLIRTPVLSCYRIAVISLKGGVGKTTTTTALGATLATERQDKILAIDANPDAGTLGRRVRRETGATIRDLVQAIPYLNSYMDIRRFTSQAPSGLEIIANDVDPAVSTTFNDEDYRRAIDVLGKQYPIILTDSGTGLLYSAMRGVLDLADQLIIISTPSVDGASSASTTLDWLSAHGYADLVQRSLTVISGVRETGKMIKVDDIVQHFQTRCRGVVVVPFDEHLSAGAEVDLDMMRPKTREAYFNLSALVAEDFVRAQQQQGLWTGDGLNPPPHMAPPMPGQQGAPAQQFPGQPGAQPAQPFPGQAAGAQPRPDQPFPGQGQPASDQPFPGQGQPASGQPFPGQNQPQPGQHSPAPGQPFPAPGQPQPGQPFPAQAQPFPHQPHPAQGQPQPGQPHPAAQGQPQPGQPFPAQGQPAPGQPYPGQLYGGQPGQPGQQPQQPQPPQGQFAPGQPQGQPYPGAPQPPADWELQAPAPEGAPGQPDAQAPVAPPGWPGTEGVPQPPSAPQQ is encoded by the coding sequence GTGAACAGCGACCAGGACCAGTTCCGCACCGGCGGGAACGCGCGCGACGAGAATCGGTCCGACGCCGATCCCGAGACCACGGGTGAGTTCACCATCGACTACACCCCGCCCGCCTGGTACACCCAGGGCGCGCAGGACACTCCGGCCCCGGCCGGTCAGCAGAGTGGGGGCGCGGGGGCTCCGCTGCCTCCTCCCCCGCCGCCGGCCGCTACGCCGGTCGACGTGCCCGGACTGCCGTCGGACGCCGGGTTCCAGCCCAACTGGGGCACCACCCCGCCGCCGCCTGGCCCGACCCCGGCTGCCCAGACGCCGCCCGCCCCGCCCTCCTTTCCCACTCCGACACCTCCGCCGCCCGCACCCGAGAGCCGCCTCGCGGACGAGGGCCAGGCCTTCGGCGGCGGCGACATCGAGAGCGGCGCGACGATGCGGTTCTCTCCGTCGGCGCTGAAGCGGGAGTTCGAGCAGCTCGAAGCGGCGGCTGCCGCGGCGCGCGGCGAGTCGGCATCGGCGCCCGTTTCTGACAGCGCGTCAGCCACGCCGCCCGCCACCGACGCGGACTCACCGGCCCCGGCCGAAAAACCCTCCGACGCCGGAGCGGTCGCTGAGACGGCGGAAGCGGGTACTGGTACGGGCCCGGAAACGGGTTCAGGTCCGGAATCAGGTACGGGTCCCGAATCGCGTACAGGTACGGGCGCGGGCGCGGGCGCGCACGAGGGTGCTGCCGATTCCTTCGACTCGGATGACTCGGATGACTCGGCCGATTCGTATGGTTCGGACGGTTCGGACGGTTCCGATGGTTCCGGCGGCTTCCCGGGTGAGCAGGTCGCGGGTACGTCCGCGCCGCGGCCCGGGGCCGACGAAGCTGCCGAGCTCGCGGCCGTCGCGCAGGCATCGTCCGGTGAAGGGGCGGCCGCCCCGGCCGAGGACACCTCGCCGAACGGCTCCGAACCGTCCGACGCCATCCCTTCCGACGCGCTTCCCTCCGACGCGCTTCCGTCCGATGTGCTTCCGTCCGATGCCACCCCTTCGGACGCCATTTCTTCGGATTCCACCCCCTCCGACGGCGCTCGCGCCGATGATCTGAGCGCGGACGCCGAGGACGCCGCCGACGCAGCCACCGACTCCGCCTCCGTTACCGATGCCGCGGCGCCGGACGCGCCTTACGGCGGGCCCGCACCGGCTGCGGTCCCGAGCGCGGAGCCCGCCGACGCGGTTCCGGCGGATGCGGTGCCCGAGGATGCGGTGCCTGAGGATGCCGTGCCCGCCGACGCCGCCACCCCGGAACCCGCGGCACACCCGGACGCACCGCCCGCACCGGTACCTGCCCCCGGGCCCGCGCCCGCCGATCAGCCGTGGGCCGCGGCTGCCGGGGCCCAGCCCGGGTTGCCCCCACTGCCGCCGGCGTTCCAGCCCGCCGCGCCCACCGCCGCGCCGCAGTGGCCGGTGCAGGGGCAGGGGCAGGGGCAGGGGCAGCCGATGCCGAACACGCCCCCGGCGCCTCCCGCGTGGCCGCAGTCGCAGGGGGCCCACGGGTTCCCCCAGCAGGGCGCCGCCTCGTCGCCCGCCCCCAACTCCCCGCTACCGCAGGGCAGTTACGGCTTCCCGCACCAGGGCCCGGCCCAGGCGGGCCCCCCGGCGACGCCGAACGCACCCGCGCCGCAACCCGCTTACGGCTTCCCCCACCCCGCGGCAGCCGCCCCTAACGCCCCGCAGTCCCCCGCCCCGGCCAACACCCCCAATCCGCAGGCCTCGCAAGCGGGCTACGGCTTCCCGCACCCAACGGCAGCCGCCCCTAACGCCCCGCAGGCCCTCTCCCCCGCCGACATGCCCAACCCCCAAGCGGCACAAGCCGGCTACGGCTTCCCGCACCCACCGGCAGCCGCCCCTAACGCCCCGCAGCCCGACGCCCCCGCCAATACCCCCAACCCCCAAGCCGCACAAGCGGGCTACGGCTTCCCGCACCCCGCGGCAGCCACACCCACCGACGCCCCACAGGCCCCCACCCCGGCCAACACCCCCAACCCCCAAGCCGCGCAAGCCGGCTACGGCTTCCCGCACCCACCGGCAGCAGCCAACCCTCCCAACGCCCCACAGGCCCCCGCCCCCACCCCGCAGGCCGCGCAGCCCGCACCGGCGGGCTACGGCTTCCCCCATCCCGCGGCAGCCACCCCTCCCGCAGCCCCGCAGACTCCCGCCCCCACCAACACCCCCAACCCCCAAGCCGCACAGGCCGGCTACGGCTACCCGTACCCCGGGGGCGGGCCCGCGGGCGGGCCTTCCGCCGCGCCCCAGCCCATGCCGGAGGCCGCGCCGCCCGTTGATCCGCGGGCCGGGGCCGCCTGGCCCTCGCCGGTGGCGCACGATCAGCGGGAGCGGTCCATGCCGGGGGCACCGCTCGGCTACACGGCCGCCGTCGAGCTGTCGTCCGACCGGCTGCTGCGCAACAACAAGCCGAAGCCGAAGAGCAGCCGCGGCCCGGCCGCCGGAGCCTCGCGGTTCAAGTTCGGGGCGAAGAAGGAGGAGGCCGAGCGGCAGCAGAAGCTCAACCTCATCCGGACGCCGGTCCTGTCCTGCTACCGCATCGCGGTCATCTCCCTCAAGGGCGGTGTCGGCAAGACGACCACCACGACCGCGCTCGGCGCGACCCTCGCCACCGAGCGACAGGACAAGATCCTGGCGATCGACGCCAACCCGGACGCGGGCACGCTCGGTCGCCGGGTGCGCCGAGAGACCGGGGCCACCATCCGCGACCTGGTCCAGGCGATCCCGTACCTCAACTCGTACATGGACATCCGCCGCTTCACCTCGCAGGCGCCGTCCGGGCTCGAAATCATCGCGAACGACGTCGACCCGGCCGTGTCCACGACCTTCAACGACGAGGACTACCGGCGCGCGATCGACGTCCTGGGCAAGCAGTACCCGATCATTCTCACCGACTCGGGTACGGGGCTGCTCTACTCCGCGATGCGCGGCGTGCTCGACCTCGCCGACCAGTTGATCATCATCTCGACGCCCTCGGTGGACGGCGCGTCCAGCGCCTCGACCACGCTCGACTGGCTCTCGGCCCACGGATACGCCGACCTCGTGCAGCGTTCGCTCACCGTCATCTCCGGGGTCCGCGAGACCGGCAAGATGATCAAGGTGGACGACATCGTGCAGCACTTCCAGACGCGCTGCCGCGGTGTGGTCGTGGTGCCGTTCGACGAGCACCTGTCGGCTGGTGCCGAGGTGGACCTCGACATGATGCGGCCCAAGACCCGGGAGGCGTACTTCAACCTCTCGGCGCTGGTGGCCGAGGACTTCGTACGCGCTCAGCAGCAGCAAGGCCTGTGGACCGGGGACGGTCTCAACCCGCCCCCGCACATGGCCCCGCCGATGCCGGGCCAGCAGGGCGCGCCCGCCCAACAGTTCCCCGGCCAGCCCGGCGCCCAGCCCGCCCAGCCGTTCCCCGGCCAGGCCGCCGGCGCCCAGCCGCGGCCCGATCAGCCCTTCCCGGGCCAGGGTCAGCCCGCGTCCGATCAGCCCTTCCCCGGGCAGGGTCAGCCCGCGTCCGGTCAGCCGTTCCCGGGGCAAAACCAGCCGCAGCCGGGCCAGCACTCCCCCGCACCGGGCCAGCCCTTCCCGGCCCCCGGTCAGCCGCAGCCGGGACAGCCCTTCCCCGCCCAGGCCCAGCCGTTCCCGCACCAGCCGCACCCCGCCCAGGGTCAACCCCAGCCGGGACAGCCGCACCCCGCCGCGCAGGGCCAACCCCAGCCGGGTCAGCCCTTCCCCGCGCAGGGGCAGCCCGCCCCCGGGCAGCCCTACCCGGGGCAGTTGTACGGAGGCCAGCCGGGCCAGCCGGGGCAGCAGCCTCAGCAACCCCAGCCGCCGCAGGGTCAGTTCGCGCCGGGCCAGCCGCAGGGTCAGCCCTACCCCGGCGCACCTCAGCCGCCCGCCGACTGGGAGCTTCAGGCTCCCGCACCCGAGGGCGCGCCGGGCCAGCCGGACGCGCAGGCACCCGTTGCGCCGCCCGGGTGGCCCGGGACCGAGGGCGTTCCGCAGCCTCCGTCAGCCCCTCAGCAGTAA
- a CDS encoding ABC transporter substrate-binding protein: protein MARTVPSRKTLHRPRPRRLLAAGAAAFALTAGALLPAQGAAADDAKGGDKVLTVAVSQSVDSLSPFLAQRLISTSVHRLMYEYLTNYDAKDGHPVPGLATAWKTSLDKLTWTYTIRTNSKWSDGQQATAEDAAWTFNKMMTDKSAATANGSFVSNFKKVTAPDATTLVVELKKPQATMTALDVPIVPRHVWDKVTDFSKFNNDQRFPVVGNGPYVLTDYKVDQYIKFRPNKSFWRGAPKFDELVFKYYKDNDAAVAALQKGEVSFVSNLSPAQASSLRSAPDIKVNDAPGRRFFALATNPGAQSKDGQKFGNGNPALLDPKVRRALFAAVDRKAIVDKVYQGHAVEGQGYIPPRFADYFWKPAADQKNAYDPAKAASLLDDAGYRTGADGKRLGKDGKPLGLRLLCHAIDPNDKAVSKYLQEWWGKLGIGLTVDCVDNVTDPWTAGEYDLALDGYSVSPDPDYVLSIHTCAALPATPKATGQTDNFVCDKQFDDLYARQLAEYDTAKRADLVKQMESRLYDTGYINVMAYPNAVEAYRTDQIKSITTMPEAAGNIYGQDGYWSWWSAVPAGGSAKASGGGSSAIVVLGIVAGVVVLAGLGGFLALRRRAGADDRE from the coding sequence ATGGCAAGAACAGTTCCATCGCGCAAGACCCTGCACCGGCCGCGGCCCCGGCGCCTGCTCGCCGCGGGCGCCGCCGCGTTCGCGCTGACGGCCGGGGCCCTGCTCCCCGCCCAGGGCGCGGCGGCCGACGACGCGAAGGGCGGGGACAAGGTGCTCACCGTCGCCGTCTCGCAGAGCGTCGACTCGCTGAGCCCGTTCCTCGCCCAGCGGCTGATCAGCACCAGCGTGCACCGGCTGATGTACGAGTACCTGACGAACTACGACGCCAAGGACGGCCACCCCGTGCCGGGTCTTGCCACCGCCTGGAAGACCTCGTTGGACAAGCTGACCTGGACGTACACCATCCGTACCAATTCGAAGTGGTCGGACGGGCAGCAGGCCACGGCCGAGGACGCAGCGTGGACGTTCAACAAGATGATGACGGACAAGTCCGCGGCGACCGCCAACGGCAGTTTCGTCTCGAACTTCAAGAAGGTGACGGCCCCCGACGCCACCACCCTCGTGGTCGAACTCAAGAAGCCGCAGGCCACCATGACCGCACTGGACGTCCCGATCGTGCCCCGGCACGTGTGGGACAAGGTCACCGACTTCTCGAAGTTCAACAACGACCAGCGGTTCCCCGTGGTCGGCAACGGGCCGTACGTCCTGACCGACTACAAGGTCGACCAGTACATCAAGTTCAGGCCGAACAAGAGCTTCTGGCGGGGTGCGCCCAAGTTCGACGAGCTGGTCTTCAAGTACTACAAGGACAATGACGCGGCGGTCGCGGCGCTCCAGAAGGGCGAGGTGTCCTTCGTGTCCAACTTGAGCCCGGCGCAGGCGAGTTCACTCCGGTCAGCGCCGGACATCAAGGTCAACGACGCCCCCGGCCGGCGTTTCTTCGCGCTCGCCACCAACCCGGGCGCCCAGTCCAAGGATGGCCAGAAGTTCGGCAACGGCAATCCGGCGCTGCTCGACCCGAAGGTGCGTCGGGCACTGTTCGCCGCGGTCGACCGCAAGGCGATCGTCGACAAGGTGTACCAGGGGCACGCCGTCGAAGGTCAGGGCTACATCCCGCCCCGGTTCGCCGACTACTTCTGGAAGCCGGCCGCGGACCAGAAGAACGCGTACGACCCGGCGAAGGCCGCCTCGCTGCTCGATGACGCGGGCTACCGCACGGGCGCCGACGGCAAGCGGCTCGGCAAGGACGGCAAGCCGCTCGGCCTGAGGCTGCTCTGCCACGCCATCGACCCCAACGACAAGGCGGTGAGCAAATACCTCCAGGAGTGGTGGGGCAAGCTCGGCATCGGTCTGACGGTGGACTGCGTCGACAACGTCACCGACCCGTGGACCGCCGGTGAGTACGACCTGGCCCTCGACGGCTACTCGGTGAGCCCCGACCCGGACTACGTGCTGTCCATCCACACCTGCGCCGCGCTGCCCGCCACCCCCAAGGCGACCGGCCAGACCGACAACTTCGTCTGCGACAAGCAGTTCGACGACCTGTATGCGCGGCAGTTGGCCGAGTACGACACCGCCAAGCGGGCGGACCTGGTCAAGCAGATGGAGTCACGGCTGTACGACACCGGGTACATCAACGTCATGGCGTACCCCAACGCGGTCGAGGCGTACCGCACCGACCAGATCAAGTCGATCACGACGATGCCCGAGGCCGCGGGCAACATCTACGGCCAGGACGGCTACTGGAGCTGGTGGTCGGCGGTCCCCGCGGGCGGCTCCGCCAAGGCCTCGGGTGGCGGCTCCTCGGCGATCGTCGTCCTCGGCATCGTGGCGGGCGTGGTCGTGCTGGCCGGGCTCGGCGGATTCCTCGCCCTGCGCCGCCGGGCCGGCGCCGACGACCGTGAGTAG
- a CDS encoding ABC transporter permease — MTTASSADTPAVVAEARTEARRRPAATGSALAYLRYVSGKLAGAVVSLFAVLVTSFFLFRIIPGDPVRTMTHGRQVSTEQLAHLRSQFGLDLPVWRQFTDYCGKALTGDLGTSYQFHASVGSLIAQKLPATLLLTGTAVVLYSTLGIWLGTRSAWRHGRLGDRFHTGLALTLWSVPSFWLGLLLIITFSVGAGPIPGLFPTGGMESGDTTGFAHVLDVAHHMVLPVLTLVAVQYAQTLLVMRSSLLDEMGGDYLTTARAKGLRDDAVRRHHAVPNALLPTVTMLFINLGHVAAGSILVETVFSWPGLGGLFYQALSVPDLPLVQGLFVVFAGAMILMNLLADLLYPLLDPRVGR; from the coding sequence ATGACGACGGCGAGCTCGGCCGACACACCCGCGGTGGTCGCCGAGGCGCGCACCGAGGCGCGCCGGCGCCCGGCCGCCACGGGGTCGGCACTGGCGTATCTGCGCTACGTGAGCGGCAAGCTGGCCGGGGCGGTGGTCTCACTGTTCGCCGTCCTCGTCACCAGCTTCTTCCTGTTCCGGATCATCCCGGGCGACCCGGTGCGCACCATGACCCACGGCCGCCAGGTCTCCACCGAGCAACTCGCCCATCTGAGAAGCCAGTTCGGGCTCGACCTGCCGGTCTGGCGGCAGTTCACCGACTACTGCGGCAAGGCGCTCACCGGCGACCTGGGCACCTCGTACCAGTTCCACGCCTCAGTGGGCTCGCTCATCGCTCAGAAGCTGCCCGCGACGCTGCTCCTGACCGGGACGGCCGTCGTGCTCTACTCGACGCTCGGCATCTGGCTCGGCACCCGTTCGGCCTGGCGCCACGGCCGGCTGGGCGACCGGTTCCACACGGGTCTCGCGCTGACCCTGTGGTCGGTGCCCTCGTTCTGGCTGGGGCTGCTGCTCATCATCACGTTCTCGGTGGGCGCGGGCCCGATTCCGGGTCTGTTCCCGACCGGGGGCATGGAGTCGGGCGACACGACGGGCTTCGCCCATGTCCTGGACGTGGCGCACCACATGGTGCTTCCGGTCCTGACGCTGGTCGCGGTGCAGTACGCGCAGACCCTGCTCGTCATGCGTTCCTCGCTGCTCGACGAGATGGGCGGCGACTATCTGACCACGGCCCGCGCGAAGGGCCTGCGCGACGACGCCGTACGCCGTCATCACGCGGTGCCGAACGCGCTGCTGCCGACGGTCACCATGCTGTTCATCAACCTGGGCCATGTGGCGGCCGGTTCGATCCTGGTCGAGACGGTGTTCTCCTGGCCGGGGCTCGGCGGACTGTTCTACCAGGCGCTGAGCGTGCCCGATCTCCCACTGGTGCAGGGCCTGTTCGTGGTCTTCGCGGGCGCCATGATCCTGATGAACCTGCTGGCCGACCTGCTCTATCCGCTGCTCGATCCCAGGGTGGGCCGATGA
- a CDS encoding ABC transporter permease has translation MTTTAVADRPDSLAWARRRDSLARFWRAYRGHRAGLYGLAGLALIALIALTAPLTVGQDVQSVTGASGTALEAPSGRFPLGTDQFGRSLLGLLIWGARVSLAVGLLAAALSVAIGTLVGIVAGHYGGWFSTVLMRITDWFLVMPTLVLAIVLATVMSHSLWTVILAVGVTSWPTTARLVRAQTIAVESRPYIERARALGGGHGHIMSRHVLPNVMPLVLAQTTLGISNAILTEATLAFLGLGDPTVVSWGGMLQDAREAGAVSSGHWWYLAPPGIAIALVALSFTLCGRAVEAVLNPKLGAR, from the coding sequence ATGACGACGACCGCAGTTGCCGACAGGCCGGACTCCCTGGCCTGGGCGCGCCGCCGCGATTCGCTGGCGCGGTTCTGGCGCGCCTACCGTGGGCACCGGGCCGGCCTGTACGGTCTGGCCGGCCTCGCCCTGATCGCGCTGATCGCGCTCACCGCGCCGCTCACGGTCGGCCAGGACGTCCAGAGCGTGACCGGTGCGAGCGGCACCGCCCTGGAGGCGCCGAGCGGTCGGTTCCCGCTCGGCACCGACCAGTTCGGGCGCTCGCTGCTCGGGCTGCTGATCTGGGGCGCCCGGGTCTCGCTCGCGGTGGGGCTGCTCGCGGCGGCGCTGAGCGTGGCGATCGGCACGCTGGTCGGAATCGTCGCCGGCCACTACGGCGGCTGGTTCTCGACGGTGCTCATGCGCATCACCGACTGGTTCCTGGTGATGCCGACGCTGGTGCTCGCCATCGTGCTCGCGACCGTGATGTCGCACAGCCTCTGGACGGTGATCCTGGCGGTCGGCGTGACGTCCTGGCCGACGACGGCCCGCCTCGTGCGGGCGCAGACCATCGCGGTCGAGTCGCGCCCCTACATCGAACGCGCCCGCGCGCTGGGCGGCGGCCACGGCCACATCATGTCCCGGCACGTCCTGCCGAACGTCATGCCGCTGGTCCTCGCGCAGACCACACTCGGTATCTCCAACGCCATCCTCACCGAGGCCACCCTCGCCTTCCTCGGCCTGGGCGATCCGACGGTGGTGTCGTGGGGCGGCATGCTCCAGGACGCCCGGGAGGCGGGGGCGGTCTCATCCGGCCACTGGTGGTACCTGGCGCCGCCGGGCATCGCGATCGCCCTGGTCGCCCTCTCCTTCACGCTCTGCGGCCGGGCCGTCGAGGCCGTACTGAACCCGAAGCTGGGGGCCCGGTGA
- the eccE gene encoding type VII secretion protein EccE: MVSSTGTRSRSRERSGAPSGAGPRPGVRTESSPPIRRAAASVAVGPVTPHLKSRSGRLGSFHLQQLILIESAAALLLAAWVVDTMALVLAGAVALALVLLAVVRRRGRSLPEWLGTAWALRARLRRASNAVVPPGTLPGLAPAVECDPTLRTYGHGDRDRRPIGMVGDGGFLTVVLQVESDATALRADRGQRPLPIGLVRDALEVDDIRLESAQILLHTQPAPALRLPQQSLAVTNYAPLHAQTASPAVRITWIALKLNPELCPEAVAARGGGIGGAQKCAARAALHLASRLTGAGLHTTVLNEEELADAVATSACANPLVTAQASRTETPQRRTEESSRSWRCDNRRHTTYWIRRWPRIDAGSGTGGLPQLVALLTAVPALATTFSLTIARASAQEIGISGHLRVTGRSEAELSTARQALERAAREAKAQIVPLDHEQLPGVLATLPLGGAR, translated from the coding sequence ATGGTTTCGTCGACTGGGACACGGTCGCGCTCCCGTGAACGATCCGGCGCGCCGAGCGGCGCGGGCCCCCGTCCCGGAGTGCGTACGGAGTCGTCCCCTCCGATCCGCCGGGCAGCGGCGTCCGTGGCCGTCGGGCCGGTGACGCCCCACCTCAAGTCCCGCTCCGGACGCTTGGGTTCGTTTCATCTGCAACAGCTAATTCTGATCGAGTCGGCAGCCGCCCTGCTACTCGCCGCGTGGGTCGTCGACACGATGGCGCTGGTGCTGGCGGGCGCCGTCGCTCTGGCGCTCGTGCTGCTCGCGGTGGTACGCCGACGGGGGCGCTCGCTGCCCGAATGGCTGGGCACCGCCTGGGCGCTGCGCGCGCGGTTGAGGCGTGCGAGCAACGCCGTCGTGCCGCCGGGCACTCTGCCGGGCCTCGCCCCGGCCGTGGAGTGCGACCCCACGCTGCGGACGTACGGCCACGGCGACCGCGACCGGCGCCCGATAGGAATGGTCGGCGACGGCGGGTTCCTCACCGTCGTCCTCCAGGTGGAGTCGGACGCGACGGCGCTGCGGGCGGACCGGGGTCAACGCCCGTTGCCCATAGGGCTGGTGCGGGACGCCCTTGAGGTTGACGACATCCGGCTCGAATCGGCGCAGATCCTGCTGCACACCCAGCCCGCCCCCGCGCTGCGGCTCCCCCAGCAGTCCCTGGCGGTCACCAACTACGCGCCTCTGCACGCTCAGACGGCCTCCCCCGCGGTCCGCATCACCTGGATCGCGCTGAAGCTGAACCCGGAGCTGTGCCCGGAGGCGGTGGCCGCGCGCGGCGGGGGCATCGGGGGCGCCCAGAAGTGTGCGGCGCGCGCCGCCCTCCATCTGGCAAGCCGACTGACCGGAGCGGGCCTGCACACCACGGTCCTGAACGAGGAGGAGCTGGCAGACGCCGTGGCCACCTCGGCCTGCGCCAACCCGCTGGTGACGGCTCAGGCCAGCCGCACGGAGACGCCGCAGCGGCGCACCGAGGAGTCCAGCCGTTCCTGGCGCTGCGACAACCGCCGCCACACCACGTACTGGATACGGCGCTGGCCCAGGATCGACGCGGGTTCCGGTACCGGCGGGCTGCCGCAGCTCGTGGCGCTGCTGACGGCGGTTCCCGCCCTTGCGACCACGTTCAGTCTCACCATCGCCCGCGCGAGCGCCCAGGAGATCGGCATCAGTGGCCACCTCAGGGTGACGGGCCGCAGCGAGGCCGAACTGAGCACGGCCCGCCAGGCCTTGGAGCGCGCGGCGCGCGAGGCGAAGGCCCAGATCGTGCCGCTGGACCACGAGCAGCTGCCCGGCGTGCTCGCCACGCTGCCCTTGGGAGGTGCGCGCTGA